The nucleotide window GCGGAAATCCGCATGGCGAAACTGCTGGGAGCGGATGCAGTCGGCATGTCGACGGTGCCGGAAGTGATCCTCGCCCGCTATCTCGGCCTGCGCGTTGCCGCGATCTCGACCATCACCAACTATGGCGCCGGCCTGCAGGCGCACGGCCTGTCGCACGAGGAAACCAAGTCGACCGCACTGATGGCCGTCGACGCGCTGAAGCGGCTGATCCGCCGCTTCGTCAAGGATCTTGGAAATGCCTGACATGACACCTGCCGAGCTGGCGCAGCGCGCGCTGCCGCTGGTCGACCTGACCAATCTGGATGAGGCCTGCACCACCGCCGACATCGACGCGCTCTGCGCCCGGGCGGCCACGCCCCATGGCCCAGTCGCGGCGGTCTGCATCTGGCCGCGTTTCGTTGTCCAGGCCGCAAGCCTGCTCGCCGGCTCCGGCGTTCGCACCGCCACCGTCGTCAACTTCCCGCAAGGCGGCGACGACACGCTGGCCGTCCTGGCCGAGACCCGCCAGGCGATTGCCGACGGCGCCGACGAGATCGACCTCGTCATGCCCTATCGCGCCTTTCTGGACGGTCGGCGCGGTTTTGCCGAGACCCAGATCCGCAAGGTGCGCGAGGCCTGCGGCGACCGGCTGCTGAAGGTCATCCTGGAGACCGGCGAGATCGGCGACCCGCTGCTCATCCACGCTGCCTCGCTGCTGGCGATCTCGGCCGGTGCCGACTTCATCAAGACCTCGACCGGCAAGGTGAAGGTCAACGCCACGCTGGAGGCGGCGGAGATCATGCTCACCGTCATCGAGGAGATCCGCCGCGAGGGCGGCCCGGAAATCGGCTTCAAGCCGGCCGGCGGCATCCGGACGCTCGCGGACGCGGGCGCGTATATCGCGATCGCCGACCGCATTCTCGGGGCCAACTGGGTGGCCGCCTCGCATTTCCGCTTCGGCGCGAGCGGCCTGCTCGATGCCCTGCTTGCCGCGCTCGACGGGCGCGAGCCGACCACCGCCAAAGGATATTGACCGCATGCTGGCGCAGGAACTGATCCGCAAGAAGCGCGACGGCGGCACGCTTGCCCCGGAAGAGATCGCCTTCTTCGTCAAGGGGCTGACCGACGACAGCGTCTCGGAAGGGCAGGTGGCGGCGCTTGCCATGGCCGTGTTCTTCCGCGGGCTGTCGCTGGACGAACGTGTCGCGCTGACGCTGGCGATGCGCGACAGCGGCACCGTGCTCGACTGGTCCGACATCGACGCGCCGATCCTCGACAAGCATTCGACCGGCGGCGTCGGCGACAATGTCTCCCTGATGCTGGCCCCCGCGCTGGCCGCCTGCGGCGCGGCCGTGCCGATGATCTCCGGCCGCGGCCTTGGCCATACCGGCGGCACGCTCGACAAGTTCGATGCTATCCCCGGCTACAAGACGCAGCCCGACAACGCGCTGTTCCGCAAGGTGGTGCGCGAGGTCGGCTGTGCGGTGATCGGCCAGACGCCGGATCTCGCGCCGGCCGACAAGCGCTTCTATGGCATCCGCGACGTGACGGGCACGGTCGAAAGCCTCGACCTCATCACTGCCTCGATCCTGTCGAAGAAGCTCGCCGCCGGCCTGCAGGGCCTCGTCCTCGACGTGAAATGGGGGACTGGCGCGTTCATGGCGACGCTGGATCAGGCCAAGGCGCTCGCCGAAAGCCTCGTGACCGTCGCCAATGGCGCCGGCTGCCGCACCAGCGCGCTGCTCACCGACATGAACGAGCCGCTGGCTTCCGCCGCCGGCAACGCGGTCGAGATGCGCAATGCCGTCGATTTCCTGACCGGTCGGGCGGTCGACAATCGTCTGTTCGACGTCACGGTGGCGCTCGGCGCCGAAGCGCTCGTCCTCGGCGGGATCTGCGCCGATGCCGGGGAGGGGGCGGAGAAGATGCGCGGCGCCTTCGCCAGCGGTGCGGCGGCCGAGCGCTTTGCGAAGATGGTTTCGGCCCTCGGCGGCCCGGCGGACTTCGTGGAAAAGGCGGAAGCCTATCTGGCGTCCGCCCCGGTTGAGCTGCCGGTCTATCCGCAGGAGCCCGGCACCGTCGTCGGCGTCGACGCGCGTGCCATCGGCGTTGCCGTCGTCGAGCTCGGCGGCGGGCGCCGCCGGGCCAGCGACGTGATCGATCCGGCGGTAGGGCTGGTGCACCTTGCCGGCATCGGCCATTCCGCCGACAGCGACGCCCCGCTTGCCATCGTCCACGCCGCCGACGAGGCGTCGGCGCGAAGGGCGGCGGAGGCGGTGCGCGCCGCCTATCGGCTCGGCTCGCCGCGCGACGTGGAGGATCGGCCCGTCGTCGTGGAGCGTATCGCGCCGTCTCTCTGACGGCGGCCCGGATCGGGAACCGGGTTTTCGGAACTGCAATGGGGCGGGGCACAACCGCCCGGCAACGACAAACGGGGAAACCTCATGGCACGCGCGATCCTGTGCGTCTTGGACAGTTTCGGTATCGGCGGGGCGCCGGATGCCGCCCGCTTCGGCGACGAAGGCTCCGATACGCTCGGCCACATCGCGAGCGCCTGCATGCGGAGCGAGGGCGACCGC belongs to Stappia indica and includes:
- the deoC gene encoding deoxyribose-phosphate aldolase, with translation MPDMTPAELAQRALPLVDLTNLDEACTTADIDALCARAATPHGPVAAVCIWPRFVVQAASLLAGSGVRTATVVNFPQGGDDTLAVLAETRQAIADGADEIDLVMPYRAFLDGRRGFAETQIRKVREACGDRLLKVILETGEIGDPLLIHAASLLAISAGADFIKTSTGKVKVNATLEAAEIMLTVIEEIRREGGPEIGFKPAGGIRTLADAGAYIAIADRILGANWVAASHFRFGASGLLDALLAALDGREPTTAKGY
- the deoA gene encoding thymidine phosphorylase yields the protein MLAQELIRKKRDGGTLAPEEIAFFVKGLTDDSVSEGQVAALAMAVFFRGLSLDERVALTLAMRDSGTVLDWSDIDAPILDKHSTGGVGDNVSLMLAPALAACGAAVPMISGRGLGHTGGTLDKFDAIPGYKTQPDNALFRKVVREVGCAVIGQTPDLAPADKRFYGIRDVTGTVESLDLITASILSKKLAAGLQGLVLDVKWGTGAFMATLDQAKALAESLVTVANGAGCRTSALLTDMNEPLASAAGNAVEMRNAVDFLTGRAVDNRLFDVTVALGAEALVLGGICADAGEGAEKMRGAFASGAAAERFAKMVSALGGPADFVEKAEAYLASAPVELPVYPQEPGTVVGVDARAIGVAVVELGGGRRRASDVIDPAVGLVHLAGIGHSADSDAPLAIVHAADEASARRAAEAVRAAYRLGSPRDVEDRPVVVERIAPSL